The sequence below is a genomic window from Methylocystis sp. IM3.
ATGTTGGAGACGACGGAGATGCAGCCATGGGCGCCGGCGGCCATGCAGGCGAGCGCGGTGAGATCGTCGCCCGAAAGCTGGATGAAATCCGGTCCCATCGCCTCGCGCTGGAGCGAAATGCGGCCGATATTGCCGGTCGCGTCCTTCACGCCCACGATGTTCTTGAGTTCGGAAAGCCGCTTCATCGTATCGACGCTCATGTCGATCACCGAGCGCGGCGGAATGTTGTAGATGACGATCGGAATCGACACGGCGTCGTTGATCGCCTTGAAATGCAGGTAAAGCCCTTCCTGATTGGGCTTGTTGTAATAAGGCGTGACGATCAGGAGCCCGTCGGCGCCGGCGCGCTCCGCATGGCCGGCAAGGGCGATCGCCTCGCGCGTATTGTTCGAGCCCGCGCCGGCGATGACCGGCACGCGCCCCTTGGCCGCGCGAATGGTTTCCGTAACGACCCGGCCATGTTCCTCATGGCTCAGCGTCGGGCTCTCGCCCGTCGTTCCGACGGGAACGAGGCCGTGCGTTCCCTGCTCGATCTGCCAGCCGACGAGCGCGTGAAGCGCCTCATAATCGACCTCTCCATTGGCGAAAGGCGTGACGAGAGCCGTGATCGACCCATGAAAAATCGGCTTTTTGCTCATAGATTCAGCAACTTCCTCGCGCCTCACAGCCGCCGTATTCGCGTCCGAATGATACTCGCGTCTTTCATAGCGGCTGGGCGCTTGTGAGAAAAGCCCCACCTGAAGCCAGTTGGGCGTGCGCAGGCGCCGGCGACACGGCGACGCTCATGGTTGAGAATTCGTAAACCATTAGGGTCCAGCCTCTGAAGACGGAAGCGAAACGCGATGACTTTGCCTCCACGGGTTTCGATGCGCCTCAAGCTCCTCGCCACTACCGCCGCGATCGCCCTGATCACGCCCGCCTTCACCGGCCTCGATGATCTGAGCGATCGCCAAGCGCGGCCCGAATATTCGAACGT
It includes:
- the dapA gene encoding 4-hydroxy-tetrahydrodipicolinate synthase; protein product: MSKKPIFHGSITALVTPFANGEVDYEALHALVGWQIEQGTHGLVPVGTTGESPTLSHEEHGRVVTETIRAAKGRVPVIAGAGSNNTREAIALAGHAERAGADGLLIVTPYYNKPNQEGLYLHFKAINDAVSIPIVIYNIPPRSVIDMSVDTMKRLSELKNIVGVKDATGNIGRISLQREAMGPDFIQLSGDDLTALACMAAGAHGCISVVSNIAPRLCADLQNACLAGDYAKALEIQDRLVPLHVATFLEAGVTGAKYGLSLLGKAREEVRLPLVPSTQATKDRIRAAMIRAGVLPA